A stretch of Primulina tabacum isolate GXHZ01 chromosome 13, ASM2559414v2, whole genome shotgun sequence DNA encodes these proteins:
- the LOC142522115 gene encoding peptidyl-prolyl cis-trans isomerase CYP40-like — translation MKFQKRNLNYPISFTIFKDVDVHPEWPVDLDAKPDDISWLITAVDSIKVLGMNGSSVLNFYMYRRKTTRWPLESTARLSSISGLCWEMEDINEEDQDLLSPLFCIGANEFASLLQVCKLRSGNLKGALLDADIAIRDGKDNAKAFYHQGQIFLCKMMLELNMLLQCSICVGVYGTQQYRISEPNDSKDSVPTTVFYKIRINSYILVTVRDGGVKKELAIEKKKVTGNMVWL, via the exons ATGAAATTCCAAAAAAGAAACCTGA ATTATCCAATCAGTTTTACCATCTTTAAAGATGTTGATGTACATCCTGAATGGCCTGTGGATCTTGATGCAAAACCGGATGACATCTCATGGTTGATAACTGCAGTAGATTCCATCAAAGTCTTAGGAATGAATGGTTCAAG TGTTTTGAATTTTTACATGTACAGAAGGAAGACTACAAGATGGCCATTAGAAAGTACCGCAAGGCTCTCAAGTATCTCTGGTTTATGCTGGGAGATGGAAGACATTAACGAAG AAGATCAGGACTTGCTGAGCCCTCTATTTTGCATTGGGGCTAATGAATTTGCATCTTTGCTTCAGGTCTGCAAGTTGAGGTCAGGAAATCTTAAAGGAGCATTGCTGGATGCAGACATTGCAATTCGTGATGGTAAAGATAATGCAAAAGCTTTCTACCACCAAGGCCAG ATTTTCCTCTGTAAAATGATGCTTGAGTTAAACATGCTTCTGCAGTGCTCTATATGTGTTG GTGTATATGGCACTCAACAATATAGAATCTCGGAGCCAAATGACAGTAAGGACTCCGTCCCCACCACTGTCTTCTACAAAATTAGGATAAATTCTTATATATTGGTGACAGTACGTGATG GTGGTGTAAAGAAAGAGCTTGCTATTGAAAAGAAGAAG GTTACTGGTAACATGGTGTGGCTTTAA
- the LOC142522928 gene encoding geraniol 8-hydroxylase-like, with amino-acid sequence MRRLHYNETSSWVKKFPPGPTPLPIIGNLHLLGDQPHKSLAKLAKTYGPLMCLRLGFINTVIISSSAMAKEVLQKQDLAFSSRSAPNAVHACDQPKYSVVWLPVELRWRSLRKVLNSNIFSGSRLDASQHLRSRKVQELIAYCGKSSQAGEAVDVGRAAFSTSLNLLSNTIFSMDLTDPFSDSGKEFRDLVWNIMVEAGKTNLVDYFPFLEKIDPQGIRRRMTIHFGKMIQLFNGLINERLEKGKSKDTETNDVLDVLLTASKENPEEIDRSHIERMCLDLFVAGTDTTSNTLEWAMTEAIRNPETMKKAKSELEKIVGKGKIIGEEDVQRLPYLRCMVKETLRIHPPVPFLIPRKVEEDVEVRGYTVPKNCRVLVNAWAIGRDADAWKNPLEFKPERFLESDMDVRGRDFELIPFGAGRRICPGLPLAIRMVPVMLGSLLNSFDWKLEGGSPPEELDMEEKFGITLQKALPLRAVPIHL; translated from the exons ATGAGACGATTACATTATAACGAGACGTCCAGTTG GGTTAAAAAGTTTCCGCCAGGGCCAACGCCGCTTCCCATCATCGGGAATCTCCACCTGCTCGGCGACCAGCCGCACAAATCACTGGCCAAATTGGCCAAGACTTATGGCCCCCTGATGTGCCTCCGCCTTGGCTTCATCAACACGGTGATCATTTCCTCCTCCGCCATGGCTAAGGAAGTTTTGCAGAAGCAGGACCTTGCATTTTCTAGCAGGTCGGCTCCGAACGCTGTGCATGCCTGCGACCAACCCAAGTACTCTGTGGTGTGGCTGCCGGTGGAGTTGAGGTGGCGCAGCCTCCGTAAAGTTTTGAACTCGAACATCTTCTCTGGAAGCCGCCTGGATGCGAGTCAGCACCTGAGGAGCCGAAAGGTGCAGGAACTAATTGCCTACTGCGGGAAAAGTAGTCAGGCTGGTGAGGCGGTGGATGTGGGGCGTGCCGCATTCAGTACATCGCTGAATCTTCTATCCAACACAATTTTCTCCATGGACTTGACGGACCCCTTTTCTGATTCAGGCAAAGAATTCAGGGATCTGGTATGGAACATCATGGTTGAAGCTGGTAAGACCAATCTGGTGGATTACTTCCCtttcttggagaaaatcgatcCTCAAGGCATACGTCGCCGTATGACTATTCATTTTGGGAAGATGATCCAGCTTTTTAACGGTTTGATCAACGAAAGATTGGAAAAAGGTAAATCCAAAGATACCGAAACAAATGATGTTCTAGATGTCCTTCTCACCGCCAGTAAAGAAAACCCAGAAGAAATTGACAGATCTCACATCGAACGCATGTGCCTG GACCTGTTCGTAGCTGGAACTGACACAACTTCCAACACACTGGAGTGGGCAATGACGGAGGCGATTCGTAACCCAGAAACCATGAAAAAAGCCAAATCCGAGCTCGAGAAAATCGTGGGGAAAGGGAAAATTATCGGCGAAGAGGACGTCCAGCGGCTGCCTTATCTCAGATGCATGGTGAAAGAGACTCTGCGAATCCATCCACCGGTGCCGTTCCTGATTCCACGAAAGGTGGAGGAAGACGTGGAAGTACGTGGCTACACTGTGCCCAAAAACTGTCGGGTTTTGGTAAACGCGTGGGCCATTGGAAGGGACGCGGATGCATGGAAGAATCCCCTGGAATTCAAGCCGGAGAGGTTTCTGGAATCGGACATGGATGTGCGTGGAAGGGATTTTGAGCTAATTCCGTTCGGCGCGGGTAGAAGGATCTGCCCTGGATTGCCGCTTGCCATCCGAATGGTGCCTGTGATGCTGGGTTCCCTGTTGAATTCGTTTGATTGGAAACTTGAAGGTGGGAGTCCTCCGGAAGAATTGGACATGGAGGAGAAATTCGGAATCACTTTGCAGAAGGCGCTACCACTTCGAGCAGTCCCCATTCATCTGTAA
- the LOC142522927 gene encoding nuclear pore complex protein NUP58-like isoform X2 — MAFSFTPQQQQQQQQQSPFQSPFNPSNPFRQTTPSQPQLQPQSPFQFQLQQHQPQLQVQQPQPQQPQTQQQLYLLTNDKAPATYSTKWAELHPDSQKVLHQIEERIFGYRDESHRLDQCSRLYDSSVSNNGFENDASSIMQELGGISVAIDRQKAILQELMTVVKDMLRNTEGAVRSFMMLQPRFIHQNKAAATSASAPSQPLGAMTAQTSSGQPAANNILPVLDFYSGVPKKPSPFLCQTVSRFEKYLSECRQWIEELEQLLFLDEKNSSNPSSSLLQSLPKVMANVHDYFVHVAAKVESIHQYIESMKTAYLADKRRRGDGNNPFLEANRRETAKQEAASRRIHPTLHLPAVSNPTAQATGPFNSSAAPVSSMTTNAPAAVSASSGSGSSLFSTPSFATSSPSLFSTPTTSAPVLSLLGTTASPQSSPFSSLSAASSAFAISTPLFSSTPASGFSTFSTPFATGAATGSGASFGTLSARAKSRAGRR; from the exons ATGGCATTCTCATTCActccacagcagcagcagcagcagcagcagcaatcCCCTTTCCAATCTCCTTTCAACCCATCCAATCCTTTCCGACAGACTACCCCATCGCAACCGCAACTGCAGCCTCAATCTCCGTTCCAGTTTCAACTCCAACAGCATCAACCGCAGCTGCAGGTCCAACAACCGCAGCCTCAGCAACCTCAGACACAGCAGCAGCTTTATCTTCTCACTAATGATAAAGCTCCTGCAACTTACAGTACCAAATGGGCGGAGCTTCATCCCGACTCTCAAAAAGTTCTCCATCAAATCGA GGAGAGAATATTTGGGTACAGAGATGAGAGTCATCGATTGGATCAGTGTAGCCGGCTTTATGATTCATCTGTTTCCAACAACGGGTTTGAGAACGATGCCAGCTCTATCATGCAG GAACTTGGTGGTATTAGTGTAGCTATAGATAGGCAGAAGGCAATTTTACAAGAGCTAATGACTGTTGTCAAAGATATGCTACGAAACACAGAAGGGGCTGTCCGTTCCTTTATGATGTTACAGCCCAGATTTATTCACCAAAATAAAGCGGCTGCAACAAGTGCTTCTGCACCATCCCAACCTTTAGGAGCCATGACCGCTCAAACTTCAAGTGGTCAACCTGCGGCTAATAATATTCTGCCAGTACTTGATTTCTACAGTGGTGTCCCGAAGAAGCCATCTCCCTTCTTGTGCCAAACTGTTTCCAGATTTGAGAAGTATCTTTCTGAGTGTCGTCAATGGATTGAAGAGTTGGAGCAGCTACTTTTTTTAGATGAAAAGAACTCTTCCAATCCAAGTTCTTCGCTGTTACAATCCCTGCCTAAAGTCATGGCAAATGTACATGACTATTTTGTTCATGTTGCAGCAAAG GTGGaaagtattcatcaatacattGAATCCATGAAAACCGCATATCTTGCTGACAAGCGTCGTCGAGGGGATGGGAATAATCCATTTCTCGAGGCTAATCGACGGGAAACAGCTAAACAGGAGGCCGCCTCTCGAAGGATACACCCAACTCTTCACTTACCTGCAGTTTCAAATCCAACAGCTCAAGCTACTGGACCATTTAACAGCTCAGCTGCACCTGTCTCGTCAATGACAACTAATGCTCCTGCTGCTGTATCTGCTTCTAGTGGAAGTGGATCCTCACTCTTTTCTACTCCATCATTTGCCACATCATCTCCTTCTCTATTCTCTACTCCCACAACTTCTGCTCCAGTTTTGTCTTTGTTAGGAACCACAGCTTCCCCACAGTCATCACCATTTAGTTCCTTATCTGCGGCATCCTCAGCATTTGCCATTTCCACTCCCTTGTTTAGTTCAACCCCAGCTTCTGGATTCTCAACCTTTTCAACACCTTTCGCTACAG GTGCTGCAACTGGATCAGGAGCCAGCTTTGGGACTTTATCC GCGAGAGCAAAAAGTCGTGCGGGCCGTCGCTAA
- the LOC142522927 gene encoding nuclear pore complex protein NUP58-like isoform X1 — translation MAFSFTPQQQQQQQQQSPFQSPFNPSNPFRQTTPSQPQLQPQSPFQFQLQQHQPQLQVQQPQPQQPQTQQQLYLLTNDKAPATYSTKWAELHPDSQKVLHQIEERIFGYRDESHRLDQCSRLYDSSVSNNGFENDASSIMQELGGISVAIDRQKAILQELMTVVKDMLRNTEGAVRSFMMLQPRFIHQNKAAATSASAPSQPLGAMTAQTSSGQPAANNILPVLDFYSGVPKKPSPFLCQTVSRFEKYLSECRQWIEELEQLLFLDEKNSSNPSSSLLQSLPKVMANVHDYFVHVAAKVESIHQYIESMKTAYLADKRRRGDGNNPFLEANRRETAKQEAASRRIHPTLHLPAVSNPTAQATGPFNSSAAPVSSMTTNAPAAVSASSGSGSSLFSTPSFATSSPSLFSTPTTSAPVLSLLGTTASPQSSPFSSLSAASSAFAISTPLFSSTPASGFSTFSTPFATGAATGSGASFGTLSKARAKSRAGRR, via the exons ATGGCATTCTCATTCActccacagcagcagcagcagcagcagcagcaatcCCCTTTCCAATCTCCTTTCAACCCATCCAATCCTTTCCGACAGACTACCCCATCGCAACCGCAACTGCAGCCTCAATCTCCGTTCCAGTTTCAACTCCAACAGCATCAACCGCAGCTGCAGGTCCAACAACCGCAGCCTCAGCAACCTCAGACACAGCAGCAGCTTTATCTTCTCACTAATGATAAAGCTCCTGCAACTTACAGTACCAAATGGGCGGAGCTTCATCCCGACTCTCAAAAAGTTCTCCATCAAATCGA GGAGAGAATATTTGGGTACAGAGATGAGAGTCATCGATTGGATCAGTGTAGCCGGCTTTATGATTCATCTGTTTCCAACAACGGGTTTGAGAACGATGCCAGCTCTATCATGCAG GAACTTGGTGGTATTAGTGTAGCTATAGATAGGCAGAAGGCAATTTTACAAGAGCTAATGACTGTTGTCAAAGATATGCTACGAAACACAGAAGGGGCTGTCCGTTCCTTTATGATGTTACAGCCCAGATTTATTCACCAAAATAAAGCGGCTGCAACAAGTGCTTCTGCACCATCCCAACCTTTAGGAGCCATGACCGCTCAAACTTCAAGTGGTCAACCTGCGGCTAATAATATTCTGCCAGTACTTGATTTCTACAGTGGTGTCCCGAAGAAGCCATCTCCCTTCTTGTGCCAAACTGTTTCCAGATTTGAGAAGTATCTTTCTGAGTGTCGTCAATGGATTGAAGAGTTGGAGCAGCTACTTTTTTTAGATGAAAAGAACTCTTCCAATCCAAGTTCTTCGCTGTTACAATCCCTGCCTAAAGTCATGGCAAATGTACATGACTATTTTGTTCATGTTGCAGCAAAG GTGGaaagtattcatcaatacattGAATCCATGAAAACCGCATATCTTGCTGACAAGCGTCGTCGAGGGGATGGGAATAATCCATTTCTCGAGGCTAATCGACGGGAAACAGCTAAACAGGAGGCCGCCTCTCGAAGGATACACCCAACTCTTCACTTACCTGCAGTTTCAAATCCAACAGCTCAAGCTACTGGACCATTTAACAGCTCAGCTGCACCTGTCTCGTCAATGACAACTAATGCTCCTGCTGCTGTATCTGCTTCTAGTGGAAGTGGATCCTCACTCTTTTCTACTCCATCATTTGCCACATCATCTCCTTCTCTATTCTCTACTCCCACAACTTCTGCTCCAGTTTTGTCTTTGTTAGGAACCACAGCTTCCCCACAGTCATCACCATTTAGTTCCTTATCTGCGGCATCCTCAGCATTTGCCATTTCCACTCCCTTGTTTAGTTCAACCCCAGCTTCTGGATTCTCAACCTTTTCAACACCTTTCGCTACAG GTGCTGCAACTGGATCAGGAGCCAGCTTTGGGACTTTATCC AAGGCGAGAGCAAAAAGTCGTGCGGGCCGTCGCTAA
- the LOC142522926 gene encoding wall-associated receptor kinase-like 14 — translation MIFRFYQRIICLFLSVFILPSFAQNNDSIGCKRSCGNQAVQYPFGFSDGCEIKLKCNRNSANVTIGNFLVQNWTADHILISFPAKCNRPIEELEVLFGENYAPTWRNDLLLKNCSSSLNDCVIPRRLIKSEIGGQECNFNVTCYSQDIDDEAEFLDYEKVLRRNCRFLHSSITVDTDWNSGGVGGSSAVTLEFQTAQLGWWVVGDCNCDANANCTGIIQGEVRKGFRCKCNEGFAGDGFADGEGCRKVPIYTSSWTRGKRKVAILLGGILIGGSSVVTLALVLFCIKKRSASLKSILIARRLISEAAGNSSVPLYPYKDIERATNGFSERQQLGTGAYGTVYVGKLHNDERVAIKKLRSRDHDCVEQVMNEIKLLSSVSHPNLVRLLGCCIENGEHILVYEFMQNGTLSEHLQRERGSVLPWTIRLTIAAETASAISYLHSSMNPPIYHRDIKSSNILLDSNFNSKVADFGLSRFGMTDDSHISTAPQGTPGYVDPQYHQNFHLSDKSDVYSFGVVLVEMISAMKVVDFSRPHSDINLAALAIDRIGKGRVDEIIDPYLEPNRDAWTLSSIHKMGEMAFRCLSFHRDMRPSMMEVAHELEQIKRSSWGPLDETIYTGSSIASSCSSPYHAGEKSLKDMAFKKSRAKSSKVIVPSRTAEHDVEDCSPVSVQDPWASEQSSPSASSLLANMIR, via the exons ATGATTTTTCGTTTTTACCAAAgaattatttgtttatttttatctGTTTTCATCCTGCCTTCTTTTGCTCAGAATAACGATTCAATAGGATGTAAGAGGTCTTGCGGCAACCAAGCCGTGCAATATCCATTCGGGTTCTCCGATGGTTGTGAAATAAAGTTAAAATGCAATCGAAACTCGGCAAACGTTACAATCGGCAACTTTTTGGTCCAGAATTGGACGGCCGATCACATTCTGATTAGTTTTCCGGCGAAATGTAACCGTCCAATTGAAGAACTGGAAGTGCTCTTCGGCGAAAACTACGCACCGACATGGCGAAACGACCTTCTGCTGAAAAACTGCAGCTCGAGCCTCAACGATTGCGTGATTCCAAGAAGATTGATCAAGTCAGAAATCGGTGGCCAGGAATGCAATTTTAATGTAACATGTTATTCGCAGGATATTGATGACGAGGCAGAGTTTCTGGATTATGAAAAGGTGTTGAGAAGGAACTGCAGATTTTTACATTCTTCGATCACGGTGGACACGGATTGGAATTCCGGCGGCGTGGGAGGGAGCTCCGCCGTTACTCTGGAGTTTCAGACGGCTCAGTTGGGGTGGTGGGTTGTTGGAGATTGTAATTGTGACGCAAACGCGAATTGCACGGGGATCATACAAGGAGAGGTGCGGAAAGGGTTCCGCTGTAAGTGTAACGAGGGGTTCGCCGGAGATGGTTTCGCCGATGGTGAAGGTTGTCGGAAAG TTCCCATCTACACTTCTTCATGGACCCGTGGAAAAAGGAAAGTGGCCATTCTTCTGGGAG GGATTCTCATCGGAGGCTCTTCGGTGGTCACTCTGGCTCTTGTCCTCTTCTGCATAAAGAAACGTTCTGCTTCTCTGAAGAGCATCTTGATTGCTAGGCGTTTAATTTCTGAAGCAGCAGGCAACTCCAGTGTGCCACTATATCCATACAAGGATATTGAAAGGGCCACAAATGGCTTTTCCGAAAGACAACAGCTTGGGACAGGCGCATATGGCACAGTTTACGTAGGAAAACTCCACAATGATGAGAGGGTAGCGATCAAGAAATTAAGAAGTCGAGATCATGACTGTGTCGAACAAGTGATGAATGAAATCAAACTTTTATCCTCTGTTAGCCATCCAAATCTAGTCCGTCTCCTAGGATGTTGCATTGAGAATGGTGAGCATATTCTTGTTTACGAGTTCATGCAAAACGGTACCCTTTCCGAGCATCTCCAACGAGAGAGAGGTTCAGTTCTCCCATGGACTATTCGGCTAACCATTGCTGCTGAAACGGCTAGCGCCATTTCCTATCTTCACTCGTCCATGAATCCTCCAATATATCACAGGGACATCAAGTCGAGTAACATATTGTTAGATTCGAATTTCAACTCGAAAGTAGCTGACTTCGGTCTTTCAAGATTTGGCATGACAGACGATTCCCACATTTCAACAGCTCCACAAGGGACTCCTGGCTATGTGGATCCTCAGTATCATCAGAACTTCCATCTTTCGGACAAAAGCGACGTCTACAGCTTTGGGGTCGTTCTTGTCGAGATGATCTCAGCAATGAAGGTAGTAGACTTCTCTCGACCTCACAGCGACATTAATCTGGCTGCACTCGCCATCGACAGGATCGGAAAAGGTCGTGTTGATGAGATAATCGACCCATATTTGGAGCCAAACAGAGATGCTTGGACACTCTCATCAATACACAAGATGGGCGAAATGGCTTTTCGATGTCTTTCTTTTCATCGGGACATGAGACCCTCGATGATGGAAGTGGCACACGAGTTGGAACAGATTAAGCGCAGCAGTTGGGGACCGTTGGACGAGACCATTTACACGGGATCATCTATCGCCTCTTCTTGTTCGTCACCGTATCACGCGGGTGAGAAATCCTTGAAAGATATGGCTTTTAAGAAATCCAGGGCGAAAAGCAGTAAGGTGATTGTTCCATCGAGAACAGCAGAACATGATGTGGAGGATTGTTCACCAGTTTCTGTGCAGGATCCTTGGGCGAGTGAGCAGAGCTCACCATCGGCTAGCAGCTTATTGGCTAATATGATTCGGTGA
- the LOC142522577 gene encoding CASP-like protein 5C1, giving the protein MDLFPGASGTSASLALRLGQAVFAVASLLFMCLDVEFYSYTAFCFLVTTMALVIPWSLTLAAVDIFSLLIKRASRQPGILLLVVIGDLVLSFLALAASCSTASVTSILFAFGGSFCRQKICTRYQLSAAMAFLSWFLILASSLFNLWLLPATL; this is encoded by the exons ATGGATTTGTTTCCTGGGGCTTCGGGGACAAGTGCGAGCCTGGCTTTGAGATTGGGACAGGCTGTTTTTGCCGTTGCTTCATTGCTCTTCATGTGTCTTGATGTCGAGTTTTACAGTTACACTGCTTTCTG TTTCCTGGTTACCACCATGGCTCTGGTGATTCCGTGGAGCTTGACATTAGCAGCGGTGGATATCTTCTCTCTTCTCATAAAACGCGCATCCCGTCAACCAGGGATACTTTTACTTGTTGTTATAGGAGATTTG GTTCTGTCGTTTTTGGCGTTGGCTGCATCCTGTTCAACGGCCAGTGTGACGAGTATCCTGTTTGCTTTTGGAGGCTCGTTCTGCCGCCAAAAGATATGTACCAGATATCAACTTTCTGCTGCCATGGCCTTCTTGTCGTGGTTTCTGATATTGGCATCATCCCTCTTCAATCTCTGGCTTCTTCCAGCAACCTTATAG
- the LOC142522835 gene encoding uncharacterized protein LOC142522835 encodes MSLERFSGGKWPELVRHKRSKSLPNSKEPEQDMQDQFTEAVHGVKSNMGCSNDCTDMKKGQTPSADTQYSLKQELEKRLHDQITVRGALEKALGYRTSSNDTSDKTTVPKPATELIRDIAILELEVRHLEQYLLSLYRKAFDQKIPSLHPSKKHGDLKPPLSPPRRRRLDFSRSDITSARVKFSPQTEIPTVSNTRKEINGSTEEKFNDSSVLRSHSSVHQYSSLENQNSPPAEAFGKALRACHSQPLSMMENTSSQVISLAEHLGTRISEHLIETPNKLSEHMVKCMSIIYCKLDDRPLTNPGLSSPTSSLSSVSAFSPKDQCDFWSPGLRNDSSFDVRLDNPFHVEGLKDFSGPYSTMLEVNCLHTDSQKLGDTECLLQNFRSLISRLENIDPRKLAHEEKLAFWINVHNALVMHAFLAYGIPQNNTKRMLLLLKAAYNVGGQIVSADVIQNSILSCRMSRPGQWLRLLLSSRTKFKSGDARQKYAIERPEPLLHFALSSGSHSDPAVRIYTPKRVFQELEAAKEEYIRATFGVRKDKKIVLPKIVHSFSRDSGLCAAGIMEMIHHSLAESMRKSLKKRLRNSLGNIKWAPHDFAFRYLITKELVK; translated from the exons ATGAGTTTGGAAAGGTTTAGTGGTGGTAAATGGCCGGAGCTGGTCCGACACAAGCGTTCCAAGAG CTTACCGAACTCCAAAGAACCAGAGCAAGATATGCAGGATCAGTTTACTGAAGCCGTTCATGGGGTTAAATCG AATATGGGATGCTCTAATGACTGTACCGACATGAAGAAAGGACAAACACCAAGTGCTGATACCCAATATTCTTTGAAGCAAGAG CTTGAAAAGAGATTACATGATCAAATTACTGTCCGTGGAGCTCTTGAAAAGGCTCTAGGTTATAGGACTTCCTCCAATGATACTTCCGACAAAACAACTGTTCCTAAG CCAGCCACAGAACTCATCAGAGATATTGCTATATTGGAGCTTGAAGTTAGGCATCTCGAACAGTATCTTCTTTCACTGTACAGGAAAGCATTTGATCAAAAAATACCTTCTCTGCACCCATCCAAGAAACACGGAGATTTGAAACCACCCCTATCACCACCAAGAAGAAGGCGCCTAGATTTTTCGAGATCGGATATCACTTCAGCAAGAGTGAAGTTTTCGCCTCAGACTGAAATTCCAACTGTATCCAATACAAGGAAGGAAATCAATGGTTCAACAGAAGAGAAGTTCAATGATTCAAGTGTACTACGTTCTCATTCTTCTGTGCACCAATACTCATCTCTGGAAAACCAAAACTCACCTCCAGCAGAAGCCTTTGGGAAAGCTTTGCGGGCATGTCATTCTCAACCATTATCCATGATGGAG AATACTTCTTCACAGGTCATCAGTCTAGCAGAACATCTCGGAACCCGTATCTCAGAGCATCTCATAGAGACACCGAACAAGCTTTCTGAACATATGGTCAAGTGCATGTCCATTATATATTGCAAACTTGATGATAGGCCATTAACGAATCCTGGCCTATCATCTCCCACTTCATCTCTGTCCTCAGTTAGTGCATTTTCTCCGAAAGATCAATGCGACTTTTGGAGTCCAGGACTGAGAAATGATTCTTCCTTTGATGTTCGGCTGGATAATCCTTTCCACGTGGAAGGACTCAAAGATTTTAGTGGACCTTACAGCACAATGCTTGAAGTAAATTGTTTACACACTGATAGCCAGAAATTGGGTGATACCGAATGCTTGTTACAAAATTTTCG GAGTCTTATTTCTCGATTGGAAAATATCGATCCTCGAAAGTTGGCTCATGAGGAGAAGTTGGCATTTTGGATCAACGTACACAATGCTTTGGTGATGCAT GCATTTTTGGCTTATGGTATCCCCCAAAACAATACTAAGAGGATGCTGCTACTCTTAAAG GCTGCCTATAATGTTGGAGGTCAAATAGTAAGTGCAGACGTCATCCAAAATTCTATCTTGTCTTGCCGAATGTCTCGTCCGGGACAG TGGCTCAGGTTGCTACTTTCCTCTAGAACGAAATTTAAATCGGGTGATGCACGACAAAAATATGCAATTGAACGTCCTGAGCCTCTTCTGCACTTTGCACTTTCATCTGGGAGCCATTCTGATCCTGCA GTTCGTATTTACACGCCCAAGAGGGTTTTTCAAGAGCTGGAAGCAGCGAAGGAAGAGTACATCCGAGCAACTTTTGGTGTCAGAAAGGATAAGAAAATCGTTCTGCCGAAGATTGTTCACTCCTTTTCAAGGGATTCAGGTCTCTGTGCTGCTGGTATAATGGAGATGATACATCATTCTTTGGCCGAGTCAATGAGGAAAAGCCTCAAGAAACGGCTGAGAAATTCTCTCGGGAACATCAAATGGGCTCCTCATGACTTTGCTTTCAGATATCTTATTACGAAAGAGCTAGTGAAGTGA